The following proteins are encoded in a genomic region of Leptospira wolbachii serovar Codice str. CDC:
- the rpsB gene encoding 30S ribosomal protein S2, with translation MSVISMKSLLEAGVHFGHQTRRWNPKMSPYVYTARNGIHIIDLQKTVQKTKEAYDALKKLTGQGKKVLFVGTKKQARGAIERAAQACSMYYVSNRWLGGLLTNWNTVKKSIARLKRLEQMEENNSFEQEARTKKEALSLKRELEKLRQTLGGIKDMAVVPEILFVIDPKKEEIAVSEAKKLGLKVFAVIDTNCDPEPIDYPIPGNDDAIRAISLFLDTMANAVLEGTGGEVIQTNFAEDMDAEQLALEYQGEYDESGKFIMDDELPPVAKDIPLDPEAAKKAAEAAAATATTEAPEVKPTTEVKE, from the coding sequence ATGTCAGTAATTTCCATGAAAAGTCTGCTAGAAGCAGGCGTACATTTCGGTCACCAAACACGTCGTTGGAATCCAAAAATGAGCCCGTATGTTTATACGGCTCGTAACGGAATCCACATCATTGACCTCCAAAAAACAGTTCAAAAAACTAAAGAAGCTTACGATGCTTTGAAAAAACTTACCGGTCAAGGTAAGAAGGTTCTTTTCGTAGGAACTAAAAAACAAGCTCGTGGCGCGATTGAAAGAGCAGCACAAGCGTGCAGTATGTACTACGTATCTAACCGTTGGTTAGGTGGTCTTCTTACTAACTGGAATACAGTGAAGAAGTCAATTGCTCGTTTGAAAAGACTTGAGCAAATGGAAGAGAACAACTCTTTCGAACAAGAAGCTAGAACTAAAAAAGAAGCACTATCTCTCAAACGTGAGTTAGAAAAACTTCGCCAAACACTTGGTGGAATTAAAGATATGGCTGTTGTTCCAGAAATTCTTTTTGTAATCGATCCTAAAAAAGAAGAAATCGCAGTCAGTGAAGCAAAAAAACTTGGTTTGAAAGTGTTCGCAGTGATTGATACTAACTGTGATCCAGAACCAATCGATTACCCAATTCCAGGTAACGATGATGCGATTCGTGCGATTTCTTTATTCCTTGATACTATGGCAAATGCTGTACTTGAAGGAACAGGTGGAGAAGTCATTCAAACTAATTTTGCTGAAGATATGGACGCAGAACAACTTGCTCTTGAATACCAAGGTGAGTATGATGAGTCCGGAAAATTCATTATGGACGATGAACTTCCTCCAGTAGCAAAAGATATTCCTTTAGATCCAGAAGCGGCGAAAAAAGCTGCAGAAGCGGCGGCGGCAACAGCAACTACTGAAGCGCCAGAAGTAAAACCGACTACAGAGGTGAAAGAGTAA
- a CDS encoding LA_3751/LA_3752 family putative glycosyltransferase: MFKRPGKTAIITISISLFLLLIQLLIRVDSYFLSDPLVKMIQTISLWKQGWSTEGILYPAKDMDPQFLLSPLNEGFVFLNNNRLIGQYPIALTSLYSLFGFLPFPLLPYFNILFLIAYLKLLTKNSIQIPTLIIVSLGTVVFPLLVDFSENGPFIILTGYGYSFLFKAFLTNKKEDWLLGNLFLGLSIWFRLEGVLFFFAIQCTIALIHVFIKKEPILKTLHPIRYLPFVIILSLFFLWNTYSYSHPLGTRHLTNFGHTNKTFYDQIKIFLSMAFTYPRPNGWSLGFFLQSPIFIYAIIKLRKNQVLQNPKLLFHLSIVILYLLIAGITSPNDGITLTGRYFVVTVFPLTFILNEQMNELKKNKWVLYSIYTWMFLFSFLIIAIFYFSSIELKKLRKELAQFDSSLIVTTNELISGGFGLELVDKRVICVRRDNLLDYFSENLKKTTPNEFTILTIGKETNSNKDEKNLFASLLVRSEQSGYSCSKEERTARILGRKCIKIEQK; this comes from the coding sequence ATGTTCAAAAGACCTGGGAAAACTGCAATCATCACCATATCCATTTCTCTTTTTTTACTGCTGATACAGTTGTTGATACGAGTCGATAGTTACTTTCTTTCGGATCCTTTAGTAAAAATGATCCAAACCATATCACTCTGGAAACAAGGTTGGTCTACCGAAGGAATTCTTTATCCCGCAAAGGACATGGATCCACAGTTTCTTTTAAGTCCCCTCAACGAAGGATTTGTTTTCTTAAATAACAATCGATTGATTGGACAATATCCAATCGCACTTACATCCCTTTACTCTTTGTTTGGTTTTTTACCTTTTCCCCTTCTCCCCTATTTTAATATTTTATTCCTTATCGCTTATTTAAAACTACTTACCAAAAACTCGATTCAAATACCTACTCTTATCATTGTTTCTTTAGGGACAGTGGTCTTTCCTTTGTTAGTTGATTTTTCCGAAAATGGTCCATTTATCATCCTAACAGGTTATGGATACAGTTTTCTCTTTAAAGCATTTTTAACGAACAAAAAAGAAGATTGGCTCCTCGGGAATCTTTTTCTTGGATTGTCCATCTGGTTTAGGTTAGAAGGTGTTCTATTCTTTTTTGCCATCCAATGTACGATCGCATTGATCCATGTTTTTATAAAAAAGGAGCCGATCCTTAAAACCCTTCACCCAATTCGGTATCTCCCATTTGTTATAATTTTATCTCTATTCTTTCTTTGGAATACATACAGTTACTCTCACCCTTTAGGAACAAGACACCTGACAAATTTTGGACATACAAATAAAACATTTTATGATCAAATCAAAATTTTTCTCTCTATGGCATTTACTTATCCGAGACCAAACGGTTGGTCTTTAGGTTTTTTTCTCCAAAGTCCCATTTTTATATATGCAATTATAAAATTACGGAAAAACCAAGTTCTCCAGAACCCAAAACTTCTATTCCACCTTTCAATAGTTATACTCTATCTGCTGATTGCCGGTATCACCTCACCGAACGATGGAATCACTTTGACTGGCAGATATTTTGTAGTAACCGTTTTTCCCCTCACATTCATTCTAAATGAACAAATGAACGAGTTGAAAAAAAACAAATGGGTATTGTATTCCATTTATACATGGATGTTTTTATTTTCTTTCTTAATCATCGCTATTTTTTATTTTTCTAGTATTGAACTTAAGAAACTACGTAAAGAATTAGCCCAATTCGATTCTTCCCTGATTGTCACTACAAACGAATTAATCTCTGGGGGTTTTGGTTTAGAGTTAGTAGATAAAAGAGTAATTTGTGTTCGAAGGGATAATTTATTAGATTATTTTTCAGAGAACCTCAAAAAAACTACTCCAAATGAATTTACAATTTTAACTATTGGGAAAGAAACGAATAGCAACAAAGATGAAAAAAATCTATTCGCCTCTTTGTTAGTTCGTTCGGAACAATCTGGATACAGTTGTTCCAAGGAAGAACGTACGGCACGAATTTTAGGAAGAAAGTGTATTAAAATAGAACAAAAATGA
- the pyrH gene encoding UMP kinase produces the protein MGTSPRFKRILIKLSGEALAGEGELGIDTNKTFSLAGQIKEVHDLGLEVAVVVGGGNMIRGETLAKSGMDRATADYMGMLGTIMNGLALQDACEKQGMFTRVLSAIEMKSVAEPYIRRRAVRHLEKNRVIIFAGGTGNPYFTTDTTASLRAVEVGCEVILKATKVDGVYTADPKKDPDAKRYLQVSFMESIKHRLKVMDSTALSLCMDNNMPIIVFDIFKAGNLRKLIDGETIGTLISNSEEVILDGR, from the coding sequence GTGGGAACTAGTCCGCGTTTCAAAAGAATTCTAATCAAACTCTCCGGCGAGGCTCTTGCCGGTGAGGGTGAACTTGGTATTGATACCAATAAAACATTTTCACTTGCCGGCCAAATTAAGGAAGTTCATGACTTAGGTCTTGAAGTTGCTGTAGTTGTTGGTGGTGGAAATATGATCCGTGGCGAAACTTTAGCAAAGTCTGGAATGGACCGAGCGACAGCAGACTACATGGGAATGCTTGGCACCATTATGAATGGTCTCGCCTTGCAAGATGCATGTGAAAAACAAGGGATGTTTACCCGGGTTCTTTCTGCCATCGAAATGAAATCTGTTGCAGAGCCTTATATTCGTAGACGTGCGGTTCGCCATTTAGAAAAAAATCGTGTTATCATATTTGCTGGTGGGACAGGAAATCCGTATTTTACAACGGATACTACTGCTTCGCTTCGGGCTGTGGAAGTTGGGTGTGAAGTCATCCTCAAGGCCACAAAAGTGGACGGTGTGTACACTGCGGATCCAAAAAAAGACCCAGATGCAAAACGTTACTTACAGGTTTCTTTTATGGAGTCCATCAAACACCGGTTAAAGGTGATGGATTCAACTGCTCTTAGTCTCTGTATGGACAATAATATGCCCATTATTGTGTTTGATATCTTTAAGGCGGGAAATTTAAGGAAACTGATCGATGGGGAGACTATCGGTACATTAATCTCCAATTCAGAGGAAGTGATTCTAGATGGTAGATGA
- the tsf gene encoding translation elongation factor Ts, whose translation MAVSSEQIKDLRERTGAGMMDCKKALEENGGDIDKSVTYLREKGLAKAAKRAGRETGEGKVIAYIHGTGKTGVLVELNCETDFVANNEAFEALGKEIALQITAMNPLYVSEESIPKSEIDSEMSVQKALLEQEGKKPEQIEKILPGKMKKYFEEICLIHQKSIRDNSKTINDLLQEAIAKFGENITVGRFSRFQVGGN comes from the coding sequence ATGGCAGTTAGCTCCGAACAAATTAAAGATCTCCGCGAACGTACAGGCGCGGGGATGATGGATTGCAAAAAAGCCCTCGAAGAAAACGGTGGCGACATTGATAAATCAGTCACTTATTTGAGAGAGAAAGGTTTGGCAAAAGCGGCGAAACGCGCTGGTCGTGAGACAGGTGAAGGTAAAGTCATCGCTTACATCCACGGAACAGGAAAAACAGGAGTTCTTGTAGAGCTTAACTGTGAAACTGACTTCGTTGCCAACAATGAAGCGTTTGAAGCTCTTGGAAAAGAAATTGCTCTTCAAATCACTGCGATGAATCCACTTTATGTAAGTGAAGAATCCATTCCTAAGTCAGAAATTGACAGTGAGATGAGTGTTCAAAAAGCCCTTCTCGAACAAGAAGGCAAAAAACCGGAACAAATCGAAAAGATCCTTCCTGGTAAAATGAAAAAATACTTTGAAGAGATTTGTCTCATCCACCAAAAATCGATTCGTGACAACTCCAAAACCATCAATGACCTTCTTCAAGAAGCCATTGCGAAATTTGGAGAGAACATTACTGTTGGTAGGTTCTCGAGGTTCCAAGTAGGTGGGAACTAG
- a CDS encoding NHL repeat-containing protein, translated as MNSKAFFRNLILKNFAGDSSAYCKVDLSFSLSGTIFGLTTSGMVLKTITGTEVSIPAGSTRFSIPISLGVGARYTLSISSQPETIVCLVHTGWEGVVPNGISDIKIVCHSTVAKRVYGQSGSFISNGFGLSADFLYTPYQALADGNGLFVSDFGNNRVLYYPGTGTTASFVYGQLDFSSALVGTSTTEINRPRGLIKDKQGLYITDANNNRALYFEGTNSFSTRVYGQLDFVSAAPNQGGATASNTLATPYGMTRDANGLYIVDQGNNRVLYYNDGSILPTRVYGQNDFLSNNTGSTATSLVSPEGVSVSSEGVYIADTGNNRVLFYLGTSTIATRVYGQPDFVSNVANNGTIGSGTLNSPKAVLAFGGDLWIVDSFNNRVLLFSGTSTTASKVFGQNGSFVSSTSNATATTFFQPQGISVDQDGIYIVDTDNNRVLVF; from the coding sequence TTGAATTCCAAAGCCTTTTTCAGAAATTTAATACTAAAAAACTTTGCCGGTGACTCTTCCGCATACTGCAAAGTGGATTTATCCTTTTCATTGAGTGGAACCATTTTTGGCCTTACTACCTCGGGAATGGTGTTGAAGACCATTACAGGAACAGAAGTTTCCATTCCGGCAGGTTCTACTCGATTCTCTATTCCCATCTCACTTGGAGTTGGTGCTAGGTATACTCTTTCCATTTCATCCCAACCTGAAACTATTGTTTGTTTGGTCCATACGGGCTGGGAAGGGGTGGTTCCCAACGGAATTTCGGACATCAAAATCGTTTGTCACTCAACAGTCGCTAAGCGAGTCTACGGCCAATCTGGTTCATTTATTTCGAATGGCTTTGGATTAAGTGCAGATTTTCTCTATACACCATACCAAGCGTTAGCTGACGGTAATGGACTTTTTGTCTCGGATTTTGGGAACAACCGAGTTTTGTATTATCCTGGTACTGGTACAACCGCCTCTTTTGTTTATGGCCAATTAGATTTTTCCTCTGCACTGGTAGGAACTTCTACTACGGAAATCAATCGACCTCGTGGATTAATAAAAGATAAGCAGGGATTGTATATCACTGATGCAAATAACAATCGAGCTTTATATTTTGAAGGAACTAATAGTTTTTCCACTCGTGTGTATGGACAACTCGATTTTGTTTCAGCAGCACCCAACCAAGGAGGGGCCACCGCTTCTAATACTTTGGCTACTCCCTATGGGATGACCAGAGACGCCAATGGCTTATACATTGTAGATCAGGGAAACAATCGTGTTTTGTATTATAATGACGGAAGTATCCTTCCCACCCGAGTGTATGGGCAGAATGATTTTCTGTCCAACAACACTGGATCAACAGCGACATCATTAGTTTCTCCAGAAGGAGTTTCCGTCAGTTCCGAAGGAGTTTATATTGCTGATACAGGAAACAATCGTGTTTTATTTTATTTGGGAACTAGCACCATTGCTACGAGAGTCTATGGGCAACCGGACTTTGTTTCTAACGTAGCTAACAATGGAACGATTGGATCCGGTACACTAAATTCGCCGAAGGCCGTTCTCGCTTTTGGGGGAGATCTCTGGATTGTAGATAGTTTTAACAATAGAGTGCTTTTGTTTTCTGGAACCAGTACTACCGCTTCAAAAGTTTTCGGTCAAAATGGAAGTTTTGTCAGTTCAACTTCCAATGCTACTGCCACTACTTTTTTCCAACCGCAAGGGATTTCGGTTGATCAAGATGGTATCTATATTGTAGACACTGATAACAATCGTGTGCTTGTGTTTTAA
- a CDS encoding DUF6544 family protein, with protein sequence MKTNKILRLIKFGFLWFFGISFSILFWGCSGVQTSYRSKVDREFSYQPLVSGGIITAADIRQMPPPVRKYLQFTGVIGKPQLQNMRIVFEELMYKGPEAKPMDSSSEQYNFFKRPARHFFMKASMMGIPFRVLHSYAEEKATMLVRVASLFDAVNLDGEELAMAETVTVLNDICLFAPAALLDKKITWKLIDSLSAKVFFQNGKYKVSAILYFNEKGELVQFVSNDRSALQDDGSLRKARWSTPIRDYKEFNGIKVPTYGEAIWNYPEGDYIYGKFFLKTIDYNLPSYQND encoded by the coding sequence TTGAAAACTAATAAAATACTAAGGCTCATAAAGTTCGGTTTTCTTTGGTTCTTTGGAATTTCTTTTTCCATTTTGTTTTGGGGATGCAGTGGGGTACAGACTTCCTATCGATCGAAAGTGGATAGAGAGTTTTCATACCAACCTTTGGTTTCTGGGGGAATCATCACTGCAGCGGACATTCGTCAGATGCCACCTCCTGTTCGGAAGTATCTCCAATTTACAGGTGTTATTGGCAAACCACAGTTACAAAATATGCGAATTGTTTTTGAAGAGTTAATGTACAAAGGTCCAGAAGCAAAACCGATGGACTCTTCCTCCGAACAGTATAATTTTTTCAAACGGCCAGCGCGTCATTTTTTTATGAAAGCGAGTATGATGGGGATTCCTTTCCGTGTCCTGCATTCGTATGCTGAGGAAAAAGCCACTATGTTGGTTCGTGTAGCCTCTCTTTTTGATGCGGTAAATTTGGATGGGGAAGAACTGGCTATGGCAGAAACTGTGACCGTTTTAAATGATATTTGTTTGTTTGCACCCGCCGCCCTCCTTGATAAAAAAATCACTTGGAAACTTATTGATTCTTTGTCGGCCAAGGTGTTCTTTCAAAACGGAAAATACAAAGTGTCCGCCATTCTCTACTTTAATGAGAAGGGCGAACTTGTGCAGTTTGTATCGAACGATCGTTCTGCCTTGCAGGATGATGGAAGTTTACGAAAAGCCCGTTGGTCCACGCCCATCAGGGACTATAAAGAGTTTAACGGGATTAAGGTGCCAACTTACGGAGAAGCCATTTGGAATTACCCAGAAGGAGATTATATCTATGGAAAATTTTTCTTAAAAACCATAGATTATAACCTACCAAGTTATCAGAATGACTAA
- a CDS encoding TetR/AcrR family transcriptional regulator translates to MAVKKKVAQKTAGRPRSEDLEPLVLKTTYEMLAKKGYHGFSIDDIVSETGVAKTTIYRRWPNKAHLAMSTVTHMISPYLEFPKEVAFEKALLDQMEALSGVFSGKFGRVISTLIGAGQQDGELSESILENYLLPRRQAAKQFFYHAINTKQIQPLSDGEIDVCMDILYGTLYFRLLLKHEKPQFHDLRPGLERYLRTLKK, encoded by the coding sequence ATGGCTGTAAAAAAGAAAGTGGCACAAAAAACTGCTGGCCGTCCCAGATCCGAAGATTTGGAACCTTTGGTCTTAAAAACTACGTATGAGATGTTGGCAAAGAAGGGTTACCATGGATTTTCCATTGATGATATCGTCTCGGAAACCGGCGTCGCAAAAACTACCATTTACAGGCGTTGGCCAAACAAAGCCCATCTTGCTATGAGCACTGTCACCCACATGATTTCGCCCTATTTAGAATTTCCAAAAGAAGTTGCTTTTGAAAAAGCTCTACTTGATCAGATGGAAGCACTCTCTGGTGTATTCTCTGGTAAATTTGGACGTGTGATTTCAACACTTATAGGAGCAGGACAACAAGATGGGGAGTTATCAGAATCAATTTTAGAGAACTATTTACTTCCGAGAAGGCAGGCTGCAAAACAATTTTTCTATCATGCGATCAATACAAAACAAATCCAACCACTCTCCGATGGGGAGATCGATGTTTGTATGGATATCCTTTACGGAACACTTTACTTTCGGTTGTTACTCAAACATGAAAAACCTCAGTTCCATGACTTAAGGCCTGGGTTAGAAAGGTATTTGAGAACTTTAAAGAAATAA
- a CDS encoding nuclear transport factor 2 family protein: MKPILVLATLLFGSVGLFAKSASPSGEKVLETFFSEFGKGNAAGVLNCFHPQTTITAVRNENRSENQLYGTYTGISGAEEFLTNMGTQLDTKKFQVDQIVGKKDWVFASGSFLHILKQTGKPFESEWALKVQIKDGKILSYHFYEDSASFVAASKK; the protein is encoded by the coding sequence ATGAAACCAATTTTGGTATTAGCTACATTGTTGTTCGGAAGTGTTGGATTGTTCGCAAAATCAGCATCTCCTTCGGGTGAAAAGGTATTGGAAACTTTTTTCAGCGAATTTGGAAAAGGAAATGCGGCGGGTGTATTGAATTGTTTCCATCCACAAACAACAATTACGGCTGTTCGAAATGAAAATCGTTCCGAAAACCAATTGTATGGAACCTATACAGGTATTTCCGGAGCTGAAGAGTTTTTGACAAACATGGGAACCCAACTGGATACCAAAAAATTCCAAGTCGATCAAATTGTAGGAAAAAAAGATTGGGTGTTTGCTAGTGGAAGTTTTTTACATATTTTGAAACAAACCGGCAAACCCTTTGAAAGTGAATGGGCCCTAAAAGTGCAAATCAAAGATGGTAAAATTCTTTCTTATCATTTTTATGAAGACAGTGCCTCTTTTGTGGCGGCCTCTAAAAAATAA
- a CDS encoding VOC family protein: MAFQQIQTGIITEKLSETKVFYEKWLGLQTKFESDWFVLLCLPNRPEMELAIMKPNQQQVRKPYFQNSYQGKGIWFIFESSDVKKEFETMKQNKAPIDLPLTTEEWGDVHFTLVDPNGIGIDIVQERNSN, encoded by the coding sequence ATGGCGTTCCAACAAATCCAAACGGGAATCATCACTGAGAAATTAAGCGAAACAAAAGTCTTTTATGAAAAATGGTTAGGCTTACAAACAAAATTTGAATCAGATTGGTTTGTTTTGTTATGTTTACCAAATCGGCCAGAAATGGAATTGGCAATTATGAAACCTAACCAACAACAGGTGAGGAAACCTTACTTCCAAAATTCTTACCAGGGAAAAGGAATTTGGTTTATCTTCGAATCCAGTGACGTAAAAAAAGAATTTGAAACTATGAAACAAAACAAGGCGCCCATCGATCTACCTCTCACTACCGAGGAATGGGGTGATGTCCATTTTACGTTAGTGGATCCCAACGGAATTGGAATTGATATCGTTCAAGAACGAAATTCTAATTAA
- the frr gene encoding ribosome recycling factor, which produces MVDEIIKSMQSKMDKTVDALKKDFGTIRTGKANPMMVEDVRVDYYGSLTPLNQLGKIACPEPRVILITPFEKGMLKDIEKAIFAASLGLTPNNDGSSIRINIPELTGERRKELAKVVKQKGEEKKVAIRNIRRDANDELKKHQAEMSQDEVKGHQDKIQKITDSYIAKLGELEKEKEKEITTL; this is translated from the coding sequence ATGGTAGATGAAATTATAAAATCAATGCAGTCCAAAATGGACAAAACTGTTGATGCTTTGAAAAAAGACTTCGGTACAATTCGTACGGGAAAAGCAAATCCAATGATGGTGGAAGATGTGAGAGTGGACTACTACGGATCACTTACTCCCTTAAACCAACTTGGTAAAATTGCCTGCCCAGAACCACGTGTGATTCTCATCACTCCTTTTGAAAAAGGAATGTTGAAAGACATCGAAAAAGCAATTTTTGCAGCAAGTCTTGGCCTTACTCCCAACAACGATGGTTCTAGTATTCGTATTAATATCCCTGAACTAACAGGGGAAAGACGAAAGGAACTCGCGAAAGTTGTAAAACAAAAAGGCGAAGAAAAAAAAGTAGCCATTCGTAACATCCGTCGTGATGCTAACGATGAATTAAAAAAACACCAGGCAGAAATGTCCCAAGATGAAGTGAAAGGCCACCAAGATAAGATTCAAAAAATTACAGATTCTTATATTGCTAAATTGGGAGAATTGGAAAAGGAAAAAGAAAAAGAGATCACTACTCTTTAA
- a CDS encoding AraC family transcriptional regulator, with protein sequence MEKKLEDTIGLNQIAFFTGYSDWHFHRLFKSIQGENVKEYIRRLRLEKAAYELKITNFPILEIALEAGFLSHEAFSKAFKRVIGSTPSEFRKKYQKKKIFSTKENQTFPGGLSKFGFQTKTISSFTIAYVRHIGSYEELPGPLPESKEVISIQSLIRNWNSLYSNHKWIGISQDDPEISPKGKIRFDLGITFGHLQKPLPEGFGIQTIPAGKYLQIRYQGNYHNLPNIYNWILNDYFKTTPWKIKNQPPWESYLNPLEKQADKRVTDIYIPIY encoded by the coding sequence ATGGAAAAAAAACTAGAGGATACTATTGGCTTAAACCAAATTGCTTTTTTTACCGGATATAGTGACTGGCATTTCCATCGTTTGTTTAAATCCATACAAGGGGAAAATGTTAAGGAATACATTCGCAGGTTACGCTTAGAAAAGGCAGCTTACGAATTAAAAATCACAAACTTTCCCATTCTGGAAATTGCTCTAGAGGCAGGTTTTTTATCTCATGAAGCTTTTTCGAAAGCCTTCAAACGCGTAATTGGTTCCACTCCTTCAGAGTTTCGCAAAAAATATCAAAAGAAAAAAATCTTTTCCACAAAAGAAAACCAAACTTTCCCAGGTGGTCTTTCCAAATTTGGTTTCCAAACAAAAACTATATCTTCCTTTACGATTGCCTATGTCCGTCATATAGGAAGTTACGAAGAACTTCCTGGTCCTCTTCCTGAGAGTAAAGAAGTCATTTCGATTCAATCTTTAATTCGGAATTGGAATTCTTTATACTCGAACCACAAGTGGATTGGAATTAGTCAAGATGATCCAGAAATTTCACCTAAAGGAAAAATACGATTTGATTTAGGAATTACTTTTGGGCACTTACAGAAACCACTGCCAGAAGGATTTGGAATCCAGACCATTCCTGCTGGAAAGTATTTACAGATTCGCTACCAAGGGAATTACCATAACTTACCAAATATCTATAATTGGATTTTGAATGATTATTTCAAAACCACACCTTGGAAAATAAAAAACCAACCACCTTGGGAAAGTTATTTGAATCCACTAGAAAAACAGGCGGATAAACGTGTAACGGATATCTACATTCCCATTTACTAA
- a CDS encoding SGNH/GDSL hydrolase family protein, translating into MKPLSHLWILSFFLFQSCVIFQATKVPSNNLKSALETKSTKSPKIVFLGDSITHGRVSYDYVAAIAKHPNLVNYQVINEGINSRLTVQILEQLDPLKELKPDIVFLLIGTNDLKATLSPDEYNRYANLWKLKEPVTEESFVTNLTKVIQTIKKDTKAKLIVFSPPVLGEDPESIPFQRSKRFAELTKEVVTKEKAIYKPLHETLSKGLETSNIKIRKPYIQSTWGMYWTILKYYSTTATWDDLGESNGYYYLTDAIHLNERGGKILELMALEEILPGEK; encoded by the coding sequence ATGAAACCACTTTCTCATCTTTGGATCCTTAGTTTTTTCCTCTTTCAATCTTGTGTCATCTTTCAAGCAACAAAGGTTCCTTCGAACAATCTAAAGTCTGCTTTAGAAACCAAATCAACAAAGAGTCCAAAAATTGTCTTTTTGGGTGATAGTATCACTCATGGCCGAGTGAGTTATGATTATGTAGCTGCCATTGCAAAACACCCAAACCTCGTAAACTATCAGGTGATTAACGAAGGGATCAACAGCCGCCTAACGGTACAGATATTAGAACAATTGGACCCTCTAAAAGAATTAAAACCCGATATCGTATTTCTTCTCATTGGAACAAACGATTTAAAAGCCACCCTTTCCCCTGATGAGTACAATCGTTATGCGAACCTTTGGAAATTAAAAGAACCTGTCACAGAAGAAAGTTTTGTGACAAATTTAACAAAAGTCATCCAAACCATAAAAAAAGATACCAAAGCCAAACTCATTGTTTTTTCACCTCCCGTATTAGGAGAAGATCCAGAATCGATTCCTTTCCAAAGATCCAAACGATTTGCAGAGCTGACCAAGGAAGTGGTCACAAAAGAGAAAGCCATCTACAAACCGTTACACGAAACCTTGTCGAAGGGACTTGAAACCTCCAATATCAAAATTCGTAAACCCTATATCCAAAGCACTTGGGGAATGTATTGGACCATTTTGAAATACTATTCTACCACAGCCACTTGGGATGATCTTGGAGAATCGAACGGATACTATTATTTAACAGATGCCATTCATTTGAATGAACGTGGGGGAAAGATTTTAGAATTGATGGCCTTAGAGGAGATTCTACCTGGGGAAAAATAG